In Cytobacillus oceanisediminis, the following proteins share a genomic window:
- a CDS encoding BglG family transcription antiterminator, which yields MYITSREKAIIESIIKTSGKHTALSIASSLNVSARTIQRDLKAVEKIVSEFELKLTRNLNQGLAIEGKNEQIFRLIQHLTSSEPIDQPPQEKKLRLLIAILEEDLYKTQVLAGYLGISTATLSAYLDELAEWLSVFQVQLTRKRGVGVELHGSEANKRRALAHFFLQYFHEELIEKLFLLEKRQLGEERILHYFEPDYLFQVNSIVQTVFSGAPARFADSGYLEVVLHVCISLQRTLKQFPVDRDDTLPEKEVIVEYGLMQQVTSKLERKFDCIFSEGDVLYLARMLKGTKLSGAEAFPYDSIVLAQMIKNVIKSVSEQLHVDLTKDFSLFQGLLAHMEPSIFRMKQNMESYNPLKEEIMRKYPVLFMAVKNSLEEEFTDIDQFSDDEIAFIVLHFGSALVMQEENISIKALLICPTGIGTSKMLKSRLKKEAAEIDLIEIKSIKEISEGADLKEYDLILSTVRLPFINAEYILVNPLLSDENILTIKNYLQNNIESLTKGKEYQPVYGFKQAEQRNLSLSAMLADVRDIQESIESLIHNFRFYRMDGGESQEQILKKMLENAQGDNLLTNPEDVLQSLREREEKGGLGIPETNMALFHARSKNVRELIFQIAHLPKPCMVKGMDGREVVMKNLLLMLAPLELSRRKQEILSLISTNIIETEEAILIFSSANEDMIYKKLESIFTEYLQSHFKINQ from the coding sequence ATGTACATTACATCGAGGGAAAAAGCCATTATTGAATCTATTATAAAAACATCGGGTAAGCACACGGCATTGTCGATTGCATCTTCGTTAAATGTGAGTGCGAGGACGATTCAGAGGGATTTAAAGGCAGTTGAGAAAATCGTCAGTGAGTTCGAATTGAAATTAACCCGCAATTTAAATCAGGGACTTGCTATTGAAGGGAAAAATGAGCAGATTTTCCGGCTGATCCAGCATTTGACCAGCAGTGAACCGATCGACCAGCCTCCTCAGGAAAAGAAGCTGCGCCTTCTTATAGCCATTCTTGAAGAAGACTTATACAAGACTCAGGTTCTGGCAGGCTATCTCGGCATCAGCACGGCAACACTGTCAGCCTATCTGGATGAACTTGCTGAATGGCTATCTGTTTTCCAGGTGCAATTGACGAGAAAACGAGGAGTCGGAGTAGAGCTCCACGGATCAGAAGCCAACAAACGAAGAGCGCTTGCACATTTTTTTCTTCAATATTTTCATGAAGAATTAATTGAGAAACTATTTTTGCTGGAAAAAAGACAGCTTGGTGAAGAAAGGATTCTCCATTACTTTGAACCGGATTATCTTTTCCAAGTGAACAGCATTGTACAGACTGTTTTTTCTGGTGCACCTGCACGGTTTGCTGATAGTGGATATCTGGAGGTTGTGCTGCATGTATGCATTTCACTGCAGAGGACACTAAAACAGTTTCCTGTGGATCGGGATGATACCCTTCCAGAAAAGGAAGTTATAGTGGAATACGGTTTGATGCAGCAGGTAACAAGCAAGCTGGAACGAAAATTTGACTGCATTTTTTCAGAAGGGGATGTCCTTTACCTGGCACGGATGCTTAAAGGGACCAAATTGAGCGGAGCCGAGGCTTTTCCATATGACAGCATCGTGCTCGCCCAAATGATCAAGAACGTGATTAAATCTGTTTCGGAACAGCTGCATGTGGATTTAACAAAAGATTTTTCCTTATTTCAGGGACTGCTGGCCCACATGGAGCCATCCATATTTCGCATGAAACAGAATATGGAATCTTATAACCCGCTTAAAGAAGAAATTATGCGCAAATATCCGGTTCTGTTCATGGCTGTAAAAAATAGTCTTGAAGAGGAATTTACTGATATTGATCAATTTTCCGATGACGAGATCGCGTTCATCGTCCTTCATTTTGGCTCAGCACTGGTCATGCAAGAAGAAAATATTTCCATTAAGGCGCTGCTCATTTGCCCAACAGGCATCGGCACATCCAAGATGCTAAAGAGCAGGCTTAAAAAAGAAGCAGCTGAAATTGATTTGATCGAAATCAAGTCCATTAAGGAAATTTCAGAGGGTGCCGACTTGAAAGAATATGATTTAATCCTTTCTACAGTCAGACTTCCTTTTATAAATGCTGAGTATATATTGGTGAATCCGCTTTTAAGCGATGAAAATATTCTCACCATAAAAAACTATTTGCAAAACAATATTGAAAGCCTGACAAAAGGAAAAGAATATCAGCCGGTGTATGGATTCAAACAGGCTGAACAGAGAAACCTTTCTTTATCCGCAATGCTTGCAGACGTAAGAGATATCCAGGAGAGCATTGAGTCTCTTATTCATAACTTTCGTTTTTACCGGATGGATGGTGGAGAAAGCCAGGAGCAGATTCTTAAGAAAATGCTTGAGAATGCCCAAGGAGATAATCTGCTGACGAATCCTGAAGATGTCCTGCAATCCTTAAGGGAGCGGGAAGAAAAGGGCGGCCTTGGCATCCCCGAAACCAATATGGCACTCTTTCATGCCCGCAGTAAAAACGTCCGCGAACTTATTTTTCAAATTGCCCACCTGCCCAAACCATGCATGGTAAAGGGCATGGACGGAAGAGAAGTGGTAATGAAAAACCTTCTGCTCATGCTGGCGCCGCTCGAGCTAAGCAGAAGAAAGCAGGAAATATTAAGCTTAATCAGCACTAATATCATTGAGACAGAGGAAGCGATTCTAATTTTTTCTTCAGCAAATGAAGACATGATTTACAAGAAGCTAGAATCGATTTTTACAGAATACCTTCAGTCACATTTTAAAATAAATCAGTAA
- a CDS encoding PTS mannitol transporter subunit IICBA: MAQSNLKVAVQKFGNFLSSMVMPNISAFIAWGLITALFIPTGFFPNESLAKMVGPMVTYLLPLLIGYTGGKLVHDQRGAVVGAIATMGVIAGAEIPMFLGAMVIGPLGGYVIKKFDQIIEGRVRAGFEMLVNNFSAGILGAIIAILAFEGVGPAVDVFTGWLVAGVDWLIGTGLLPLTSILIEPAKVLFLNNAINHGVLSPIGVEQVKETGQSILFLLEANPGPGIGVLLAYMFFGKGNAKKSAPGAGIIHFFGGIHEIYFPYILMRPMLIIAVILGGMSGVFTLVLLGGGLFAPSSPGSIIAITAVTPHHASAYIANFAGVLVAAAVSFIVSAFIMKTGKQGEEDIEEAAKKMQEMKGKKSSVSNVFEGGHAAMPDHVSKIYFACDAGMGSSAMGASLLRKKVKEAGMDIAVTNTAISNLPADAEIVITQEELTPRARQKVPNAFHVSVDNFLSSPEYDKLISALQFPANSELHEIVEDAEENVPDILDEEMAHDDDLLRPENIFLNKEFADKDEAIRFAGRVLVDAGYVEESYIEAMIERDNITSTYMGNDVAIPHGTEEAKKAVIKSGFTVIQVPNGVDFDGQKVRLIFGIAGKDGTHLEILSGIAVTCSDMDNIEKLAAAESVQTIMDIIGKK; encoded by the coding sequence ATGGCTCAATCTAATCTAAAAGTAGCTGTACAGAAGTTCGGTAATTTTCTGAGCTCAATGGTTATGCCGAATATCTCTGCTTTTATAGCATGGGGTCTTATTACAGCTTTATTTATACCTACTGGCTTCTTCCCAAATGAAAGCCTTGCCAAAATGGTAGGTCCAATGGTGACATACTTGCTTCCATTATTAATTGGTTATACGGGAGGTAAGCTTGTACATGATCAGCGCGGTGCCGTTGTTGGTGCCATCGCGACTATGGGTGTCATCGCAGGTGCGGAAATTCCTATGTTCCTTGGCGCGATGGTTATTGGTCCACTGGGCGGCTATGTGATTAAGAAATTCGACCAGATAATCGAAGGCAGAGTGCGTGCAGGCTTCGAAATGCTCGTAAATAACTTCTCAGCAGGAATTCTTGGTGCGATTATCGCCATCCTTGCTTTTGAGGGGGTAGGGCCTGCGGTTGATGTATTCACGGGCTGGCTTGTAGCTGGAGTTGACTGGCTTATTGGCACAGGACTTCTGCCGCTGACAAGCATCTTAATAGAACCGGCAAAAGTATTATTCCTTAATAATGCCATCAACCATGGTGTTCTTTCGCCAATTGGGGTTGAACAGGTAAAAGAAACAGGACAATCCATCCTGTTCCTGCTTGAAGCAAACCCTGGACCTGGTATCGGTGTTTTGCTTGCTTACATGTTCTTCGGAAAAGGCAATGCCAAGAAATCAGCTCCAGGTGCCGGAATCATTCACTTCTTCGGCGGGATTCATGAAATTTACTTCCCATATATTTTAATGCGTCCTATGCTGATAATTGCCGTTATTCTTGGCGGAATGAGCGGTGTGTTCACACTTGTTCTTTTAGGCGGCGGATTATTCGCTCCTTCATCACCGGGCAGCATTATCGCCATCACGGCTGTAACGCCTCATCATGCAAGTGCATATATTGCAAACTTCGCTGGTGTGCTTGTGGCTGCTGCTGTGTCATTCATCGTCTCTGCATTTATTATGAAAACAGGCAAGCAGGGTGAAGAAGATATTGAAGAAGCTGCGAAAAAGATGCAGGAAATGAAAGGAAAGAAAAGCTCTGTTTCAAACGTATTTGAAGGCGGTCATGCTGCAATGCCTGATCATGTTTCCAAAATCTATTTTGCCTGTGATGCAGGAATGGGCTCAAGTGCCATGGGTGCATCACTTCTCCGCAAAAAGGTGAAGGAAGCAGGCATGGACATTGCTGTTACGAATACAGCGATTTCCAATTTGCCAGCAGATGCTGAAATCGTCATTACACAGGAAGAACTGACACCAAGGGCACGCCAAAAAGTGCCGAATGCATTCCATGTATCGGTTGATAACTTCCTTTCAAGTCCGGAGTATGATAAGCTGATCAGCGCACTTCAGTTCCCGGCTAACTCGGAACTTCACGAAATCGTTGAAGATGCTGAAGAAAATGTTCCTGACATCTTGGACGAAGAAATGGCTCATGATGACGATTTATTGCGTCCGGAGAATATTTTCCTGAACAAAGAGTTTGCTGATAAGGATGAAGCGATCCGCTTCGCAGGAAGAGTGCTAGTGGATGCGGGCTATGTGGAAGAAAGCTATATTGAAGCAATGATTGAACGTGATAATATCACTTCTACTTATATGGGGAATGATGTAGCGATCCCGCATGGAACTGAAGAAGCCAAAAAAGCTGTGATCAAATCCGGCTTTACAGTTATCCAGGTGCCAAATGGTGTTGATTTCGATGGCCAAAAGGTCCGTCTGATCTTCGGAATTGCAGGCAAGGACGGCACACATCTTGAAATCCTATCAGGAATCGCGGTAACATGTTCTGACATGGATAATATCGAAAAATTGGCTGCGGCTGAATCTGTACAGACCATTATGGATATTATCGGCAAAAAATAA
- a CDS encoding DUF2243 domain-containing protein has translation MKKENKNLFIAGLILGLGLVGAIDGIVFHQLLQWHHMILSPNIQLEIFTDGLFTALFSAKLLWGGMKIFQDARKNELGTSWKLFIGGIFIGGGTFNLVEGIVDHHILQVHRVKPLAENPLFYDLAFLAIGLLLVMIGLMIKRMEKEA, from the coding sequence ATGAAAAAGGAAAATAAAAACCTATTTATAGCCGGTTTAATCCTTGGGTTAGGTCTTGTAGGGGCGATTGATGGCATCGTATTTCATCAGCTGCTTCAATGGCATCATATGATTTTGAGCCCAAATATCCAACTTGAAATCTTTACAGATGGCTTATTCACTGCTCTATTTTCTGCTAAGCTGCTTTGGGGTGGGATGAAAATTTTTCAGGATGCCCGGAAAAATGAATTGGGCACAAGCTGGAAGCTATTTATTGGCGGTATTTTTATTGGGGGAGGCACATTTAATCTTGTCGAAGGAATTGTCGACCATCATATCCTCCAGGTTCATCGTGTCAAACCATTAGCCGAAAATCCATTATTCTATGATTTAGCCTTTTTAGCCATTGGGCTATTGCTTGTTATGATTGGTCTTATGATCAAGCGGATGGAGAAGGAAGCATGA